A stretch of Lepidochelys kempii isolate rLepKem1 chromosome 14, rLepKem1.hap2, whole genome shotgun sequence DNA encodes these proteins:
- the LOC140898158 gene encoding olfactory receptor 6C75-like, giving the protein MAVTEFILLGFGDLPDLQILLFLMFLVIYMTTLARNTLIVVLIVTDWHLHIPMYFLGNLSCFDTCYFLTILPRLLASPLTGDKTISVSGIITQLYFSHSLVATECCLLAVMSYDWYLAICKPLHYSTLMNTRFCLQLVAGSWLNGCLATTIFVLFLSQLTFCGLNEIDHFYSDAIPFMELSCSDTHWLVLFHFILSCVFTLPPFRLTLTSYACIIATILRIPSTTRRQKAFSTCSHHMTLFWVTSAFQCLRWQLCDGWNEELLRNRLKLTEMNKGAREIMPGPLTPGFPSFSAGKVTKDPSWRTKD; this is encoded by the exons ATGGCTGTCACAGAATTTATCCTTCTGGGATTCGGGGATCTTCCTGACCTTCAAATCCTTCTCTTCCTGATGTTTCTAGTGATCTACATGACAACCTTGGCCAGGAACACCCTCATTGTGGTGCTCATTGTGACTGATTGGCACCTTCACATCCCCATGTACTTCTTGGGGAACTTGTCCTGCTTCGACACCTGCTACTTCTTGACCATCCTGCCCAGGTTGCTGGCCAGTCCCCTGACTGGGGACAAAACCATCTCAGTCAGTGGCATTATCACTCAACTGTATTTCTCTCATTCTCTGGTGGCTACAGAATGCTGTCTCCTAGCAGTGATGTCTTATGATTGGTATTTAGCAATATGTAAACCCCTGCACTATTCAACTCTTATGAATACCAGGTTTTGCCTTCAGTTGGTTGCTGGGTCCTGGTTAAATGGTTGTTTGGCTACTACCATCTTTGTCTTATTCCTATCACAGTTAACGTTCTGTGGCCTGAATGAAATTGACCATTTCTATTCTGATGCCATCCCGTTTATGGAACTCTCCTGCAGTGACACACACTGGTTAGTATTGTTCCATTTCATACTATCCTGTGTATTCACCCTGCCTCCATTCCGACTAACCCTGACATCCTATGCGTGTATCATTGCCaccatcctgagaatcccttccacCACCAGGAGGCAGAAGGCGTT TTCAACCTGCTCTCACCATATGACTCTATTCTGGGTCACGTCTGCCTTTCAGTGTCTGAGATGGCAACTttgtgacgg GTGGAATGAAGAGTTGTTAAGGAACCGGTTGAAACTGACCGAGATGAACAAGGGGGCCAGAGAGATAATGCCAGGTCCCCTGACTCCTGGATTTCCCTCCTTCTCAGCAGGGAAAGTGACCAAAGACCCCAGCTGGAGAACGAAGGACTAg